The following are from one region of the Gossypium hirsutum isolate 1008001.06 chromosome D03, Gossypium_hirsutum_v2.1, whole genome shotgun sequence genome:
- the LOC107927128 gene encoding rab3 GTPase-activating protein catalytic subunit isoform X2 has product MASSSKANLAEQDEGEEAEEIEHFNDFTLASSWERFISEIEATCRQWLADGPKRLLEKGAVHLDSSDNIYKVKSELKNAAKIYSMEYYFEISGKIAHWNCTLHDLQLCFGVKEFLVISPQSASGVVLDAPEATKLLSAVSIALANCSSLWPAFVPVHDPSRKAFIGIQNMGTIFMRRFEADRIGSQVPIKFMHLEGLYELFVSKFAYCMSDHSMHLFRVHLLMKLTYQTLPNDEDNYDDIQEADTESAKSETSPGCDNPNRKHWDDDCPWNEWYSAEDPVMGFDLVVTWSEKVVESSLEMAEMENASPHEAEKWILAPNLYPNLSKGDRIGFASQLHLLVNALEMSFEAPFIEDFVSVENPGSDNLESTMVIPPPTVLDRVLKDLFLEDPQLPDFAKDEHKSSRAIKGAPVESLFAQFCLHSLWFGNCNIRAISVLWIEFVREIRWHWEESQPLPKIPANGSIDLATCLINQKLQMLAICIGKKRELNEEFEDCIGTKDNASANMEVIATFCLVLVPLLLPVLFVTDSEQGEKMQEVNKVGDESSSFHAQSQAFDEKRDSLLTPEGFNGSKTVESKFSANAQDVHSADKSTLDSIRRGSAGPVGSMKLLKLCQSLHAPFTQSAPLMTEDMHEERLHAIETFGFSCNFSAQLERETLSSDMSAFKAANPGAVFEDFIRWYSPRDWENDESEAKGPSTDLTEGMNVDWPPQGRLSRRMSESGNFWRKIWDEAPILPASEQKPLLDPNREGEKILHYLETMQPHQLLEQMVCTAFRASADTLNQTNYGSLKEMDTKMDQLYLTMASTLRPLQVNLLSNTSDTIEDLQRLCVVFEHVEKLLILAASLHRRFRQVPQISEAIFSNYYNFYLPTMGIGLADVDTQKEFDMKLQLSQNERQVVSNMFTPPTANQSWRKVLSMGNHLNGHEPILREIIFSMHDNASDNHYASSSPRDYQQDTETYRMYTCGTSNDLRGLLSPLRMLAIECH; this is encoded by the exons ATGGCATCTTCAAGCAAAGCCAATCTAGCTGAGCAAGATGAAGGAGAGGAAGCAGAGGAA ATTGAACACTTCAATGATTTCACTCTGGCTTCTTCATGGGAAAG GTTCATATCTGAAATAGAGGCTACCTGTCGGCAGTGGTTAGCTGATGGTCCAAAGCGTTTGCTG GAAAAGGGAGCAGTTCATCTGGACTCATCTGATAACATATATAAGGTCAAATCTGAGTTAAAAAATGCTGCAAAAATCTATTCCATGGAGTACTACTTTGAAATCAGCG GCAAAATTGCTCACTGGAATTGCACTTTGCATGATTTGCAGCTTTGCTTTGGAGTAAAAGAATTCTTG GTGATTTCACCTCaaagtgccagcggtgtggtactTGATGCGCCAGAGGCAACCAAGCTTCTAAGTGCAGTTTCAATTGCTTTAGCAAATTGTTCAAG TCTGTGGCCAGCTTTTGTCCCTGTCCATGACCCTTCAAGAAAAGCCTTTATTGGAATACAAAACATGGGAACAATTTTTATGAGACGGTTTGAGGCAGATCGTATTGGTAGCCAGGTTCCTATAAAGTTCATGCATCTGGAAGGATTGTATGAGTTGTTTGTTTCTAAGttt GCTTACTGCATGTCAGACCATTCAATGCATCTTTTCAGAGTACATCTTTTAATGAAACTCACCTATCAAACACTCCCAAATGATGAGGACAATTACGATGATATCCAAGAGGCTGATACCGAAAGTGCCAAATCTGAAACAAGTCCAGGCTGTGATAATCCCAATAGGAAGCATTGGGATGATGATTGCCCTTGGAATGAGTGGTATTCCGCTGAAGATCCAGTAATGG GATTTGATTTAGTGGTCACTTGGTCAGAAAAGGTGGTTGAAAGCTCCTTGGAAATGGCTGAAATGGAAAATGCTTCACCCCACGAAGCTGAGAAGTGGATCTTAGCTCCAAATTTGTACCCCAATCT TTCAAAAGGAGACAGAATTGGATTTGCTTCCCAGTTGCATCTTTTGGTTAATGCATTGGAGATGTCATTTGAAGCTCCATTTATAGAGGATTTTGTGTCAG TTGAAAATCCTGGTTCAGACAATTTGGAGTCTACTATGGTTATACCGCCACCTACCGTCCTTGACCGTGTGCTTAAAGATCTCTTTCTTGAGG ATCCCCagttacctgattttgctaaagatGAACATAAGAGTTCTCGAGCTATTAAAGGAGCACCTGTTGAGTCTCTTTTTGCGCAGTTTTGTTTACACTCGCTATGGTTTGGCAATTGTAACATACGTG CCATTTCTGTGCTCTGGATAGAGTTTGTTCGAGAAATTCGCTGGCATTGGGAAGAGTCACAGCCATTGCCTAAAATTCCAGCCAATGGTTCAATTGACCTAGCAACTTGTTTGATCAACCAGAAGCTACAAATG CTTGCAATATGCATTGGGAAGAAGCGTGAACTAAATGAAGAATTTGAAGACTGTATTGGAACTAAAGATAATGCATCTGCAAATATGGAGGTCATCGCCACCTTTTGTCTTGTCTTGGTTCCTCTACTGCTTCCCGTGCTTTTTGTAACTGATAGTGAGCAAGGCGAG AAAATGCAGGAAGTAAATAAAGTTGGAGATGAGTCTTCTAGTTTTCATGCTCAGAGTCAAGCCTTTGATGAGAAACGTGACAG TCTCTTGACTCCCGAAGGTTTTAATGGATCTAAAACAGTTGAATCAAAGTTCAGTGCAAATGCTCAAGATGTGCATTCTGCTGATAAAAGCACTTTGGATTCTATTAGGAGAGGTTCAGCTGGTCCTGTGGGATCTATGAAGCTTCTGAAATTGTGTCAGAGCTTGCATGCTCCTTTTACGCAG AGTGCACCACTCATGACAGAAGACATGCATGAAGAACGACTCCATGCTATTGAGACCTTTGGTTTTTCATGT AACTTTTCTGCGCAGTTGGAGAGAGAGACATTATCTTCAG ACATGTCAGCTTTTAAAGCTGCAAATCCTGGTGCTGTTTTCGAAGATTTTATCCGGTGGTATTCACCTAGAGATTGGGAGAATGACGAAAGTGAGGCAAAAGGTCCATCCACAGATCTTACAGAGGGTATGAATGTTGACTGGCCTCCTCAAGGAAGGCTTTCACGGCGGATGTCTGAAAGTGGGAACTTTTGGCGAAAGATTTGGGATGAGGCTCCTATTTTGCCAGCTTCTGAGCAGAAACCACTACTGGATCCAAACCGAGAAGGAGAGAAG ATCCTTCATTACCTGGAAACTATGCAACCCCATCAGTTGCTTGAGCAAATGGTCTGTACTGCATTCAGGGCGTCAGCTGACACTCTAAACCAAACAAATTATGGAAGCTTGAAGGAGATGGACACGAAAATGGACCAACTGTACCTTACTATGGCATCTACGTTAAGGCCTTTGCAAG TGAACCTATTATCTAACACCAGTGACACTATTGAAGACCTCCAACGGCTTTGTGTTGTCTTTGAACATGTCGAGAAGTTGTTAATACTTGCAGCTTCCCTTCATCGTAGATTTAGACAAGTGCCACAAATCTCGGAAGCCATTTTCAGTAACTACTACAACTTTTACCTTCCAACCATGGGAATTGGCTTAGCTGATGTAGATACTCAGAAG GAATTTGACATGAAGCTGCAACTAAGTCAGAATGAGAGACAAGTTGTGTCAAATATGTTCACGCCACCAACTGCTAATCAGTCATGGAGAAAAGTTTTAAGCATGGGCAATCATCTGAACGGCCATGAACCAATCCTCAGGGAGATCATCTTCTCAATGCACGATAATGCCAGTGACAATCACTACGCAAGCAGCAGCCCCAGGGATTATCAACAGGATACAGAAACATATCGGATGTATACATGCGGAACCTCGAATGATCTTCGG GGTCTACTTTCACCCCTTAGAATGTTAGCAATTGAATGTCACTGA
- the LOC107927128 gene encoding rab3 GTPase-activating protein catalytic subunit isoform X1 yields MASSSKANLAEQDEGEEAEEIEHFNDFTLASSWERFISEIEATCRQWLADGPKRLLEKGAVHLDSSDNIYKVKSELKNAAKIYSMEYYFEISGKIAHWNCTLHDLQLCFGVKEFLVISPQSASGVVLDAPEATKLLSAVSIALANCSSLWPAFVPVHDPSRKAFIGIQNMGTIFMRRFEADRIGSQVPIKFMHLEGLYELFVSKFAYCMSDHSMHLFRVHLLMKLTYQTLPNDEDNYDDIQEADTESAKSETSPGCDNPNRKHWDDDCPWNEWYSAEDPVMGFDLVVTWSEKVVESSLEMAEMENASPHEAEKWILAPNLYPNLDSSKGDRIGFASQLHLLVNALEMSFEAPFIEDFVSVENPGSDNLESTMVIPPPTVLDRVLKDLFLEDPQLPDFAKDEHKSSRAIKGAPVESLFAQFCLHSLWFGNCNIRAISVLWIEFVREIRWHWEESQPLPKIPANGSIDLATCLINQKLQMLAICIGKKRELNEEFEDCIGTKDNASANMEVIATFCLVLVPLLLPVLFVTDSEQGEKMQEVNKVGDESSSFHAQSQAFDEKRDSLLTPEGFNGSKTVESKFSANAQDVHSADKSTLDSIRRGSAGPVGSMKLLKLCQSLHAPFTQSAPLMTEDMHEERLHAIETFGFSCNFSAQLERETLSSDMSAFKAANPGAVFEDFIRWYSPRDWENDESEAKGPSTDLTEGMNVDWPPQGRLSRRMSESGNFWRKIWDEAPILPASEQKPLLDPNREGEKILHYLETMQPHQLLEQMVCTAFRASADTLNQTNYGSLKEMDTKMDQLYLTMASTLRPLQVNLLSNTSDTIEDLQRLCVVFEHVEKLLILAASLHRRFRQVPQISEAIFSNYYNFYLPTMGIGLADVDTQKEFDMKLQLSQNERQVVSNMFTPPTANQSWRKVLSMGNHLNGHEPILREIIFSMHDNASDNHYASSSPRDYQQDTETYRMYTCGTSNDLRGLLSPLRMLAIECH; encoded by the exons ATGGCATCTTCAAGCAAAGCCAATCTAGCTGAGCAAGATGAAGGAGAGGAAGCAGAGGAA ATTGAACACTTCAATGATTTCACTCTGGCTTCTTCATGGGAAAG GTTCATATCTGAAATAGAGGCTACCTGTCGGCAGTGGTTAGCTGATGGTCCAAAGCGTTTGCTG GAAAAGGGAGCAGTTCATCTGGACTCATCTGATAACATATATAAGGTCAAATCTGAGTTAAAAAATGCTGCAAAAATCTATTCCATGGAGTACTACTTTGAAATCAGCG GCAAAATTGCTCACTGGAATTGCACTTTGCATGATTTGCAGCTTTGCTTTGGAGTAAAAGAATTCTTG GTGATTTCACCTCaaagtgccagcggtgtggtactTGATGCGCCAGAGGCAACCAAGCTTCTAAGTGCAGTTTCAATTGCTTTAGCAAATTGTTCAAG TCTGTGGCCAGCTTTTGTCCCTGTCCATGACCCTTCAAGAAAAGCCTTTATTGGAATACAAAACATGGGAACAATTTTTATGAGACGGTTTGAGGCAGATCGTATTGGTAGCCAGGTTCCTATAAAGTTCATGCATCTGGAAGGATTGTATGAGTTGTTTGTTTCTAAGttt GCTTACTGCATGTCAGACCATTCAATGCATCTTTTCAGAGTACATCTTTTAATGAAACTCACCTATCAAACACTCCCAAATGATGAGGACAATTACGATGATATCCAAGAGGCTGATACCGAAAGTGCCAAATCTGAAACAAGTCCAGGCTGTGATAATCCCAATAGGAAGCATTGGGATGATGATTGCCCTTGGAATGAGTGGTATTCCGCTGAAGATCCAGTAATGG GATTTGATTTAGTGGTCACTTGGTCAGAAAAGGTGGTTGAAAGCTCCTTGGAAATGGCTGAAATGGAAAATGCTTCACCCCACGAAGCTGAGAAGTGGATCTTAGCTCCAAATTTGTACCCCAATCT TGATAGTTCAAAAGGAGACAGAATTGGATTTGCTTCCCAGTTGCATCTTTTGGTTAATGCATTGGAGATGTCATTTGAAGCTCCATTTATAGAGGATTTTGTGTCAG TTGAAAATCCTGGTTCAGACAATTTGGAGTCTACTATGGTTATACCGCCACCTACCGTCCTTGACCGTGTGCTTAAAGATCTCTTTCTTGAGG ATCCCCagttacctgattttgctaaagatGAACATAAGAGTTCTCGAGCTATTAAAGGAGCACCTGTTGAGTCTCTTTTTGCGCAGTTTTGTTTACACTCGCTATGGTTTGGCAATTGTAACATACGTG CCATTTCTGTGCTCTGGATAGAGTTTGTTCGAGAAATTCGCTGGCATTGGGAAGAGTCACAGCCATTGCCTAAAATTCCAGCCAATGGTTCAATTGACCTAGCAACTTGTTTGATCAACCAGAAGCTACAAATG CTTGCAATATGCATTGGGAAGAAGCGTGAACTAAATGAAGAATTTGAAGACTGTATTGGAACTAAAGATAATGCATCTGCAAATATGGAGGTCATCGCCACCTTTTGTCTTGTCTTGGTTCCTCTACTGCTTCCCGTGCTTTTTGTAACTGATAGTGAGCAAGGCGAG AAAATGCAGGAAGTAAATAAAGTTGGAGATGAGTCTTCTAGTTTTCATGCTCAGAGTCAAGCCTTTGATGAGAAACGTGACAG TCTCTTGACTCCCGAAGGTTTTAATGGATCTAAAACAGTTGAATCAAAGTTCAGTGCAAATGCTCAAGATGTGCATTCTGCTGATAAAAGCACTTTGGATTCTATTAGGAGAGGTTCAGCTGGTCCTGTGGGATCTATGAAGCTTCTGAAATTGTGTCAGAGCTTGCATGCTCCTTTTACGCAG AGTGCACCACTCATGACAGAAGACATGCATGAAGAACGACTCCATGCTATTGAGACCTTTGGTTTTTCATGT AACTTTTCTGCGCAGTTGGAGAGAGAGACATTATCTTCAG ACATGTCAGCTTTTAAAGCTGCAAATCCTGGTGCTGTTTTCGAAGATTTTATCCGGTGGTATTCACCTAGAGATTGGGAGAATGACGAAAGTGAGGCAAAAGGTCCATCCACAGATCTTACAGAGGGTATGAATGTTGACTGGCCTCCTCAAGGAAGGCTTTCACGGCGGATGTCTGAAAGTGGGAACTTTTGGCGAAAGATTTGGGATGAGGCTCCTATTTTGCCAGCTTCTGAGCAGAAACCACTACTGGATCCAAACCGAGAAGGAGAGAAG ATCCTTCATTACCTGGAAACTATGCAACCCCATCAGTTGCTTGAGCAAATGGTCTGTACTGCATTCAGGGCGTCAGCTGACACTCTAAACCAAACAAATTATGGAAGCTTGAAGGAGATGGACACGAAAATGGACCAACTGTACCTTACTATGGCATCTACGTTAAGGCCTTTGCAAG TGAACCTATTATCTAACACCAGTGACACTATTGAAGACCTCCAACGGCTTTGTGTTGTCTTTGAACATGTCGAGAAGTTGTTAATACTTGCAGCTTCCCTTCATCGTAGATTTAGACAAGTGCCACAAATCTCGGAAGCCATTTTCAGTAACTACTACAACTTTTACCTTCCAACCATGGGAATTGGCTTAGCTGATGTAGATACTCAGAAG GAATTTGACATGAAGCTGCAACTAAGTCAGAATGAGAGACAAGTTGTGTCAAATATGTTCACGCCACCAACTGCTAATCAGTCATGGAGAAAAGTTTTAAGCATGGGCAATCATCTGAACGGCCATGAACCAATCCTCAGGGAGATCATCTTCTCAATGCACGATAATGCCAGTGACAATCACTACGCAAGCAGCAGCCCCAGGGATTATCAACAGGATACAGAAACATATCGGATGTATACATGCGGAACCTCGAATGATCTTCGG GGTCTACTTTCACCCCTTAGAATGTTAGCAATTGAATGTCACTGA
- the LOC107927128 gene encoding rab3 GTPase-activating protein catalytic subunit isoform X3: MASSSKANLAEQDEGEEAEEIEHFNDFTLASSWERFISEIEATCRQWLADGPKRLLEKGAVHLDSSDNIYKVKSELKNAAKIYSMEYYFEISGKIAHWNCTLHDLQLCFGVKEFLVISPQSASGVVLDAPEATKLLSAVSIALANCSSLWPAFVPVHDPSRKAFIGIQNMGTIFMRRFEADRIGSQVPIKFMHLEGLYELFVSKFAYCMSDHSMHLFRVHLLMKLTYQTLPNDEDNYDDIQEADTESAKSETSPGCDNPNRKHWDDDCPWNEWYSAEDPVMGFDLVVTWSEKVVESSLEMAEMENASPHEAEKWILAPNLYPNLDSSKGDRIGFASQLHLLVNALEMSFEAPFIEDFVSVENPGSDNLESTMVIPPPTVLDRVLKDLFLEDPQLPDFAKDEHKSSRAIKGAPVESLFAQFCLHSLWFGNCNIRAISVLWIEFVREIRWHWEESQPLPKIPANGSIDLATCLINQKLQMLAICIGKKRELNEEFEDCIGTKDNASANMEVIATFCLVLVPLLLPVLFVTDSEQGEKMQEVNKVGDESSSFHAQSQAFDEKRDSLLTPEGFNGSKTVESKFSANAQDVHSADKSTLDSIRRGSAGPVGSMKLLKLCQSLHAPFTQSAPLMTEDMHEERLHAIETFGFSCLERETLSSDMSAFKAANPGAVFEDFIRWYSPRDWENDESEAKGPSTDLTEGMNVDWPPQGRLSRRMSESGNFWRKIWDEAPILPASEQKPLLDPNREGEKILHYLETMQPHQLLEQMVCTAFRASADTLNQTNYGSLKEMDTKMDQLYLTMASTLRPLQVNLLSNTSDTIEDLQRLCVVFEHVEKLLILAASLHRRFRQVPQISEAIFSNYYNFYLPTMGIGLADVDTQKEFDMKLQLSQNERQVVSNMFTPPTANQSWRKVLSMGNHLNGHEPILREIIFSMHDNASDNHYASSSPRDYQQDTETYRMYTCGTSNDLRGLLSPLRMLAIECH; the protein is encoded by the exons ATGGCATCTTCAAGCAAAGCCAATCTAGCTGAGCAAGATGAAGGAGAGGAAGCAGAGGAA ATTGAACACTTCAATGATTTCACTCTGGCTTCTTCATGGGAAAG GTTCATATCTGAAATAGAGGCTACCTGTCGGCAGTGGTTAGCTGATGGTCCAAAGCGTTTGCTG GAAAAGGGAGCAGTTCATCTGGACTCATCTGATAACATATATAAGGTCAAATCTGAGTTAAAAAATGCTGCAAAAATCTATTCCATGGAGTACTACTTTGAAATCAGCG GCAAAATTGCTCACTGGAATTGCACTTTGCATGATTTGCAGCTTTGCTTTGGAGTAAAAGAATTCTTG GTGATTTCACCTCaaagtgccagcggtgtggtactTGATGCGCCAGAGGCAACCAAGCTTCTAAGTGCAGTTTCAATTGCTTTAGCAAATTGTTCAAG TCTGTGGCCAGCTTTTGTCCCTGTCCATGACCCTTCAAGAAAAGCCTTTATTGGAATACAAAACATGGGAACAATTTTTATGAGACGGTTTGAGGCAGATCGTATTGGTAGCCAGGTTCCTATAAAGTTCATGCATCTGGAAGGATTGTATGAGTTGTTTGTTTCTAAGttt GCTTACTGCATGTCAGACCATTCAATGCATCTTTTCAGAGTACATCTTTTAATGAAACTCACCTATCAAACACTCCCAAATGATGAGGACAATTACGATGATATCCAAGAGGCTGATACCGAAAGTGCCAAATCTGAAACAAGTCCAGGCTGTGATAATCCCAATAGGAAGCATTGGGATGATGATTGCCCTTGGAATGAGTGGTATTCCGCTGAAGATCCAGTAATGG GATTTGATTTAGTGGTCACTTGGTCAGAAAAGGTGGTTGAAAGCTCCTTGGAAATGGCTGAAATGGAAAATGCTTCACCCCACGAAGCTGAGAAGTGGATCTTAGCTCCAAATTTGTACCCCAATCT TGATAGTTCAAAAGGAGACAGAATTGGATTTGCTTCCCAGTTGCATCTTTTGGTTAATGCATTGGAGATGTCATTTGAAGCTCCATTTATAGAGGATTTTGTGTCAG TTGAAAATCCTGGTTCAGACAATTTGGAGTCTACTATGGTTATACCGCCACCTACCGTCCTTGACCGTGTGCTTAAAGATCTCTTTCTTGAGG ATCCCCagttacctgattttgctaaagatGAACATAAGAGTTCTCGAGCTATTAAAGGAGCACCTGTTGAGTCTCTTTTTGCGCAGTTTTGTTTACACTCGCTATGGTTTGGCAATTGTAACATACGTG CCATTTCTGTGCTCTGGATAGAGTTTGTTCGAGAAATTCGCTGGCATTGGGAAGAGTCACAGCCATTGCCTAAAATTCCAGCCAATGGTTCAATTGACCTAGCAACTTGTTTGATCAACCAGAAGCTACAAATG CTTGCAATATGCATTGGGAAGAAGCGTGAACTAAATGAAGAATTTGAAGACTGTATTGGAACTAAAGATAATGCATCTGCAAATATGGAGGTCATCGCCACCTTTTGTCTTGTCTTGGTTCCTCTACTGCTTCCCGTGCTTTTTGTAACTGATAGTGAGCAAGGCGAG AAAATGCAGGAAGTAAATAAAGTTGGAGATGAGTCTTCTAGTTTTCATGCTCAGAGTCAAGCCTTTGATGAGAAACGTGACAG TCTCTTGACTCCCGAAGGTTTTAATGGATCTAAAACAGTTGAATCAAAGTTCAGTGCAAATGCTCAAGATGTGCATTCTGCTGATAAAAGCACTTTGGATTCTATTAGGAGAGGTTCAGCTGGTCCTGTGGGATCTATGAAGCTTCTGAAATTGTGTCAGAGCTTGCATGCTCCTTTTACGCAG AGTGCACCACTCATGACAGAAGACATGCATGAAGAACGACTCCATGCTATTGAGACCTTTGGTTTTTCATGT TTGGAGAGAGAGACATTATCTTCAG ACATGTCAGCTTTTAAAGCTGCAAATCCTGGTGCTGTTTTCGAAGATTTTATCCGGTGGTATTCACCTAGAGATTGGGAGAATGACGAAAGTGAGGCAAAAGGTCCATCCACAGATCTTACAGAGGGTATGAATGTTGACTGGCCTCCTCAAGGAAGGCTTTCACGGCGGATGTCTGAAAGTGGGAACTTTTGGCGAAAGATTTGGGATGAGGCTCCTATTTTGCCAGCTTCTGAGCAGAAACCACTACTGGATCCAAACCGAGAAGGAGAGAAG ATCCTTCATTACCTGGAAACTATGCAACCCCATCAGTTGCTTGAGCAAATGGTCTGTACTGCATTCAGGGCGTCAGCTGACACTCTAAACCAAACAAATTATGGAAGCTTGAAGGAGATGGACACGAAAATGGACCAACTGTACCTTACTATGGCATCTACGTTAAGGCCTTTGCAAG TGAACCTATTATCTAACACCAGTGACACTATTGAAGACCTCCAACGGCTTTGTGTTGTCTTTGAACATGTCGAGAAGTTGTTAATACTTGCAGCTTCCCTTCATCGTAGATTTAGACAAGTGCCACAAATCTCGGAAGCCATTTTCAGTAACTACTACAACTTTTACCTTCCAACCATGGGAATTGGCTTAGCTGATGTAGATACTCAGAAG GAATTTGACATGAAGCTGCAACTAAGTCAGAATGAGAGACAAGTTGTGTCAAATATGTTCACGCCACCAACTGCTAATCAGTCATGGAGAAAAGTTTTAAGCATGGGCAATCATCTGAACGGCCATGAACCAATCCTCAGGGAGATCATCTTCTCAATGCACGATAATGCCAGTGACAATCACTACGCAAGCAGCAGCCCCAGGGATTATCAACAGGATACAGAAACATATCGGATGTATACATGCGGAACCTCGAATGATCTTCGG GGTCTACTTTCACCCCTTAGAATGTTAGCAATTGAATGTCACTGA